A stretch of Eleutherodactylus coqui strain aEleCoq1 chromosome 2, aEleCoq1.hap1, whole genome shotgun sequence DNA encodes these proteins:
- the NRIP2 gene encoding nuclear receptor-interacting protein 2 — MSFQKPRLGLGEDANVRGTPRKEQDFRGSAILHQQRRLKQAHQFVHKDSADLLPLDQLRRLGTSKDLQPHSVIQRRLMGGSPIKETSGLAQLPHQCGQGAQSSDVETKPAKLHNEDPSPVSNQLLTSKQPEQMVAESWRGQALLVPCKAGTWDICVKLSTERQENLISTACVKRLGLQATNGPEEKMTVDIELGGATLTCKVTIVDDDSFEFCMGLETLISLKTCIDLEHGVLKTPTHEIPFISSSAQRPGEDD; from the exons ATGAGCTTCCAGAAGCCGCGTTTGGGTCTTGGCGAAGATGCCAATGTAAGAGGTACCCCCAGAAAAGAGCAAGACTTCCGTGGTTCTGCCATACTGCACCAGCAAAGACGCCTCAAACAAGCCCACCAGTTTGTGCACAAGGATTCTGCAGATCTGCTGCCCCTGGACCAGCTGCGGAGACTTGGCACCTCCAAGGACCTG CAACCTCACAGTGTGATTCAGAGGCGTCTCATGGGAGGCAGTCCAATTAAGGAAACCAGTGGATTGGCACAGCTTCCCCACCAGTGCGGTCAAGGGGCCCAATCTTCTGATGTCGAGACAAAACCAGCCAAGTTGCACAATGAAGACCCAAGTCCAGTTTCAAATCAGCTACTGACTAGCAAGCAACCTGAGCAGATGGTGGCAGAGAGCTGGAGAGGACAGGCCCTGCTTGTCCCCTGTAAG GCTGGTACCTGGGATATTTGTGTCAAGTTGTCCACCGAACGACAAGAAAACCTCATCTCTACAGCCTGCGTGAAAAGACTGGG GTTGCAGGCCACAAACGGTCCAGAGGAGAAGATGACAGTGGACATTGAACTGGGTGGAGCGACGCTGACCTGCAAAGTCACGATCGTGG ATGACGACTCTTTTGAGTTCTGTATGGGACTGGAGACACTGATATCACTCAAG ACTTGCATTGACCTGGAGCATGGCGTCCTGAAGACCCCAACCCACGAAATACCGTTCATAAGCTCCTCGGCCCAGCGACCCGGAGAAGATGACTGA
- the TEX52 gene encoding testis-expressed protein 52, translating into MPDATTLMLPRMSSSAHPVPLLSDPPVHTSGFTARSIHRIVLQHPPYTDAKLELMRKLRSPTRTQQPPTHTLGYCTWLEVSQLPPLLPLRHDKPHDSAVWRQITAAPASAGTQETIPPPSRMEENTWAKYICCSRIRRSETDSRALRIRSQGRAPPIDTHGNILPPEGFRRYLAPGITTAAASEVTPLPAETGFYIAPQFPHKPRKLKLKNNSPNYQEILQKYQQLQRGARSVAPYNSRMTTPRAATQVTPQCRRKQILS; encoded by the exons ATGCCTGATGCCACCACTTTGATGCTCCCCAGGATGTCGTCTTCAGCGCACCCCGTTCCTTTACTGTCAGACCCCCCAGTCCATACCTCTGGCTTCACAGCCCGCAGCATCCACAGGATTGTTCTCCAGCATCCCCCTTACACAGATGCCAAGCTGGAGCTGATGAGGAAGCTCAGGAGCCCCACAAGGACACAGCAGCCCCCAACTCACACCCTGGGCTACTGCACTTGGCTAGAAGTCAGCCAGCTGCCCCCTCTCCTCCCATTGCGACATGACAAACCCCATGACAGCGCAGTGTGGAGACAGATCACCGCAGCTCCGGCTAGTGCTGGCACCCAGGAGACCATCCCACCTCCATCTCGCATGGAGGAGAACACATGGGCAAAATACATTTGCTGCAGCAGAATTCGCAGAAGTGAGACAGATTCAAGGGCGTTACGTATACGAAGCCAAGGCAGGGCGCCACCTATAGACACTCATGGGAATATCCTGCCTCCCGAAGGCTTCAGACG ATACTTGGCACCCGGTATAACCACAGCCGCTGCATCAGAAGTGACGCCACTCCCCGCAGAGACCGGATTTTATATTGCTCCCCAATTTCCACACAAACCCCGAAAACTAAAGCTGAAGAACAACTCTCCAAACTACCAGGAAATTCTGCAGAAGTATCAGCAGCTGCAAAGAGGAGCACGAAGCGTCGCACCGTACAACAGCAGAATGACCACTCCGAGGGCAGCGACGCAAGTTACCCCACAGTGCAGGCGAAAGCAGATATTATCATAA